In Bos indicus isolate NIAB-ARS_2022 breed Sahiwal x Tharparkar chromosome 19, NIAB-ARS_B.indTharparkar_mat_pri_1.0, whole genome shotgun sequence, the following proteins share a genomic window:
- the CBX4 gene encoding E3 SUMO-protein ligase CBX4 isoform X1 codes for MELPAVGEHVFAVESIEKKRIRKGRVEYLVKWRGWSPKYNTWEPEENILDPRLLIAFQNRERQEQLMGYRKRGPKPKPLVVQVPTFARRSNVLTGLQDSSADNRAKLELGGQGKGQGHQYELNSKKHHQYQPHSKERAGKPPPPGKSGKYYYQLNSKKHHPYQPDPKMYDLQYQGGHKEAPSPTCPDLGSKSHPPDKWPHGGGAKGYLGAVKPLAGTAGAPGKGSEKGPPNGMTPAPKEAVTGNGIGGKMKIVKNKNKNGRIVIVMSKYMENGMQAVKIKSGEAAEGEARSPSHKKRAAEERHPPADRTFKKAAGAEEKKAETPSKRREEEAPGTGDPQSQDAGSRKLSPTKEAFSEQPLQLTTKPDLLAWDPARSTHPPSHHHHHHHHHHHHHAVDLNLSHARKRCLSETHSEREPCKKRLTARSISTPTCLGGSPAAERPADVPPAAALPQPEVILLDSDLDEPIDLRCVKTRSEAGEPPSALPVKPEAPATAAVAAAPATAAEKPPTEAQDEPEEPLSEFKPFFGNIIITDVTANCLTVTFKEYVTV; via the exons ATGGAGCTGCCAGCTGTTGGCGAGCACGTCTTCGCGGTGGAGAGCATCGAGAAGAAGCGGATCCGCAAG GGCAGAGTGGAGTATCTGGTGAAATGGAGAGGCTGGTCCCCCAA ATATAACACGTGGGAACCCGAGGAGAACATCCTGGATCCCCGGCTGCTGATCGCCTTCCAGAACAG GGAACGGCAGGAGCAGCTGATGGGATACCGGAAGAGAGGGCCGAAGCCCAAACCGCTGGTGGTGCAG GTACCTACCTTTGCCCGTCGTTCCAATGTGCTGACTGGACTCCAGGACTCCTCCGCTGACAACCGCGCCAAGTTGGAGCTGGGCGGTCAGGGCAAGGGCCAGGGGCACCAATACGAGCTCAACAGCAAGAAGCACCACCAGTACCAGCCGCACAGCAAGGAGCGAGCGGGCAAGCCCCCACCGCCAGGCAAGAGCGGTAAATACTACTACCAGCTCAACAGCAAAAAGCACCACCCCTACCAGCCAGACCCCAAAATGTATGACCTGCAGTACCAGGGCGGCCACAAGGAGGCGCCCAGTCCCACCTGCCCGGACCTAGGCTCCAAGAGCCACCCGCCCGATAAGTGGCCCCACGGCGGGGGAGCCAAGGGCTACCTGGGAGCCGTGAAGCCCCTGGCCGGTACGGCCGGGGCTCCAGGCAAGGGCTCCGAGAAGGGTCCCCCCAACGGGATGACGCCGGCCCCCAAGGAGGCAGTGACGGGCAatgggattgggggcaagatGAAGATCGTCAAAAACAAGAACAAGAACGGCCGCATCGTGATCGTGATGAGCAAGTACATGGAGAACGGCATGCAGGCGGTGAAGATCAAGTCCGGGGAGGCAGCGGAGGGCGAGGCGCGTTCCCCCAGCCACAAGAAACGGGCTGCTGAGGAGCGTCACCCCCCGGCAGACAGGACTTTCAAAAAGGCCGCGGGGGCGGAGGAGAAGAAGGCGGAAACGCCCTccaagaggagggaggaggaggcgcCGGGGACCGGGGACCCGCAGTCCCAAGATGCCGGCTCTCGCAAGCTCTCCCCGACCAAGGAGGCCTTCAGCGAGCAGCCTCTGCAACTCACTACCAAGCCGGACCTGCTGGCCTGGGACCCGGCCCGCAGCACACACCCGCcctcccaccatcaccaccaccaccaccaccaccaccatcaccacgcCGTCGACCTAAATCTCTCCCATGCGCGCAAGCGCTGCCTCTCCGAGACCCACAGCGAGCGAGAACCCTGCAAGAAGCGTCTGACGGCGCGCAGCATCAGCACCCCCACCTGCCTGGGGGGCAGCCCCGCCGCGGAGCGCCCTGCGGACGTGCCCCCTGCCGCCGCCCTCCCGCAACCGGAGGTCATCCTGCTGGACTCAGACCTAGACGAACCCATAGACTTGCGCTGCGTCAAGACGCGCAGCGAGGCCGGGGAGCCGCCCAGCGCCCTGCCGGTGAAGCCTGAGGCGCCCGCGACCGCGGCGGTGGCTGCTGCGCCGGCAACAGCGGCCGAGAAGCCCCCGACCGAGGCCCAGGACGAACCCGAGGAGCCACTGAGCGAGTTCAAGCCCTTCTTTGGGAATATAATTATCACCGACGTCACCGCGAACTGCCTCACCGTCACGTTCAAGGAGTACGTGACGGTGTAG
- the CBX4 gene encoding E3 SUMO-protein ligase CBX4 isoform X2 gives MELPAVGEHVFAVESIEKKRIRKGRVEYLVKWRGWSPKERQEQLMGYRKRGPKPKPLVVQVPTFARRSNVLTGLQDSSADNRAKLELGGQGKGQGHQYELNSKKHHQYQPHSKERAGKPPPPGKSGKYYYQLNSKKHHPYQPDPKMYDLQYQGGHKEAPSPTCPDLGSKSHPPDKWPHGGGAKGYLGAVKPLAGTAGAPGKGSEKGPPNGMTPAPKEAVTGNGIGGKMKIVKNKNKNGRIVIVMSKYMENGMQAVKIKSGEAAEGEARSPSHKKRAAEERHPPADRTFKKAAGAEEKKAETPSKRREEEAPGTGDPQSQDAGSRKLSPTKEAFSEQPLQLTTKPDLLAWDPARSTHPPSHHHHHHHHHHHHHAVDLNLSHARKRCLSETHSEREPCKKRLTARSISTPTCLGGSPAAERPADVPPAAALPQPEVILLDSDLDEPIDLRCVKTRSEAGEPPSALPVKPEAPATAAVAAAPATAAEKPPTEAQDEPEEPLSEFKPFFGNIIITDVTANCLTVTFKEYVTV, from the exons ATGGAGCTGCCAGCTGTTGGCGAGCACGTCTTCGCGGTGGAGAGCATCGAGAAGAAGCGGATCCGCAAG GGCAGAGTGGAGTATCTGGTGAAATGGAGAGGCTGGTCCCCCAA GGAACGGCAGGAGCAGCTGATGGGATACCGGAAGAGAGGGCCGAAGCCCAAACCGCTGGTGGTGCAG GTACCTACCTTTGCCCGTCGTTCCAATGTGCTGACTGGACTCCAGGACTCCTCCGCTGACAACCGCGCCAAGTTGGAGCTGGGCGGTCAGGGCAAGGGCCAGGGGCACCAATACGAGCTCAACAGCAAGAAGCACCACCAGTACCAGCCGCACAGCAAGGAGCGAGCGGGCAAGCCCCCACCGCCAGGCAAGAGCGGTAAATACTACTACCAGCTCAACAGCAAAAAGCACCACCCCTACCAGCCAGACCCCAAAATGTATGACCTGCAGTACCAGGGCGGCCACAAGGAGGCGCCCAGTCCCACCTGCCCGGACCTAGGCTCCAAGAGCCACCCGCCCGATAAGTGGCCCCACGGCGGGGGAGCCAAGGGCTACCTGGGAGCCGTGAAGCCCCTGGCCGGTACGGCCGGGGCTCCAGGCAAGGGCTCCGAGAAGGGTCCCCCCAACGGGATGACGCCGGCCCCCAAGGAGGCAGTGACGGGCAatgggattgggggcaagatGAAGATCGTCAAAAACAAGAACAAGAACGGCCGCATCGTGATCGTGATGAGCAAGTACATGGAGAACGGCATGCAGGCGGTGAAGATCAAGTCCGGGGAGGCAGCGGAGGGCGAGGCGCGTTCCCCCAGCCACAAGAAACGGGCTGCTGAGGAGCGTCACCCCCCGGCAGACAGGACTTTCAAAAAGGCCGCGGGGGCGGAGGAGAAGAAGGCGGAAACGCCCTccaagaggagggaggaggaggcgcCGGGGACCGGGGACCCGCAGTCCCAAGATGCCGGCTCTCGCAAGCTCTCCCCGACCAAGGAGGCCTTCAGCGAGCAGCCTCTGCAACTCACTACCAAGCCGGACCTGCTGGCCTGGGACCCGGCCCGCAGCACACACCCGCcctcccaccatcaccaccaccaccaccaccaccaccatcaccacgcCGTCGACCTAAATCTCTCCCATGCGCGCAAGCGCTGCCTCTCCGAGACCCACAGCGAGCGAGAACCCTGCAAGAAGCGTCTGACGGCGCGCAGCATCAGCACCCCCACCTGCCTGGGGGGCAGCCCCGCCGCGGAGCGCCCTGCGGACGTGCCCCCTGCCGCCGCCCTCCCGCAACCGGAGGTCATCCTGCTGGACTCAGACCTAGACGAACCCATAGACTTGCGCTGCGTCAAGACGCGCAGCGAGGCCGGGGAGCCGCCCAGCGCCCTGCCGGTGAAGCCTGAGGCGCCCGCGACCGCGGCGGTGGCTGCTGCGCCGGCAACAGCGGCCGAGAAGCCCCCGACCGAGGCCCAGGACGAACCCGAGGAGCCACTGAGCGAGTTCAAGCCCTTCTTTGGGAATATAATTATCACCGACGTCACCGCGAACTGCCTCACCGTCACGTTCAAGGAGTACGTGACGGTGTAG